From a region of the Gossypium raimondii isolate GPD5lz chromosome 10, ASM2569854v1, whole genome shotgun sequence genome:
- the LOC105775281 gene encoding uncharacterized protein LOC105775281, protein MSLRLDADVQKLEAERLRKGKARAEKDLDKKNKADEWERRFQEIQAQNETLKRSLSENQKEKGELENRVTELEGSLNRHRNRNSVIELRASLSRIEEMKERIEELEAALRNCEIRIEYLEANEDRQTEQLHYFQNQVRDRDHIMGEAVAQIREVADHLQTLVVQADTLSVKYELKSSRGKELASLLKKIRILSIRVKPYM, encoded by the exons atGAGCTTAAGACTAGATGCAGATGTTCAGAAGCTTGAGGCGGAGCGactaagaaaagggaaagctaGGGCTGAAAAAGATCTTGata AAAAGAACAAGGCTGATGAATGGGAAAGGAGGTTCCAAGAAATTCAAGCACAGAACGAGACTCTAAAGAGGAGTTTGTCGGAGAATCAGAAAGAAAAAGGGGAGCTAGAGAACAGAGTGACTGAATTAGAAGGATCTCTCAATCGGCACCGAAATCGGAATTCTGTGATAGAATTGAGGGCAAGCCTTAGTagaattgaagaaatgaaagaaagaattgaaGAGTTAGAAGCAGCATTGCGAAATTGCGAGATTCGGATCGAGTATTTGGAAGCTAATGAAGATCGTCAAACTGAGCAGTTGCACTACTTTCAAAACCAAGTCAGAGATAGAGATCACATTATGGGAGAAGCTGTGGCTCAAATTCGAGAGGTTGCGGATCACCTGCAGACGTTGGTAGTGCAAGCTGATACGCTAAGTGTGAAGTATGAGCTGAAATCAAGCCGAGGAAAAGAGCTAGCTTCATTACTTAAgaagattagaattttgagcATTAGGGTAAAACCGTATATGTAA
- the LOC105775283 gene encoding uncharacterized protein LOC105775283 — translation MVQNLMDNKELEFYEEIKGLEEGEVYASEEGSAERTQEVNHPVVIISKPMNKESGIQTVPKVIIQKPVSFPYKDSKKVPWNYDCNVTIPEKESLINASEEEEGFYTRSGKRYDPANTIVESGKEKALAAELGKIKTDKIESHVNRPVTENEAREFLKFLKHSEYNVVLNETSVANDISVNKLDRLVNNISVDNFIFFNDDKIPLGGREATKALHITARCGECMLAGVLIDNGSALNVLPLSTLKRLPVDSSHMKPCQNIVRAFDGTERKVMGRIEIPLLIGQNTYEVDFLVMDIEPSYNCLLGRPWIHSAGAVPSSLHQNFKLVTEGRLITIDAEEDIIASVTSDTPYLGTDDEAVEYSFRSLEFINATFIIEGKKIPMPSISRATRMGLQMTIGKGAVFGRGLGRCLQGKIEVPVVKDKRDHFGLGFKPNAKQRRKELEKRQERRKARRNGKEVDWEPMAFPHISKTFVSGGTMYSELRTPRMKITEEMLENLNINAIFEENSEEGNTSGIYPVELGSVLNNWTVEEMLEVFRAFSE, via the exons ATGGTGCAAAACTTAATGGATAACAAAGAGTTGGAGTTTTATGAAGAGATCAAGGGACTAGAAGAAGGAGAAGTTTATGCTTCAGAGGAAGGATCTGCGGAGAGAACTCAAGAGGTTAATCACCCAGTGGTGATTATTTCAAAGCCAATGAACAAAGAATCTGGAATACAAACAGTGCCAAAGGTCATAATCCAAAAACCTGTATCCTTTCCCTACAAGGATAGCAAAAAGGTTCCTTGGAATTACGACTGCAATGTGACGATTCCAGAAAAAGAGAGCTTGATAAATGCTTCAGAAGAGGAAGAAGGATTCTATACACGAAGTGGAAAACGCTATGATCCGGCAAATACGATAGTGGAATCTGGAAAAGAAAAAGCCTTAGCAGCTGagttgggaaaaataaaaacagacaAAATTGAATCGCATGTCAATCGGCCGGTAACTGAAAATGAGGCTAgagaatttctaaaattcttgaAACATAGCGAGTACAATGTG GTGCTCAATGAAACTTCTGTCGCTAACGATATCTCAGTGAATAAGTTGGACCGCTTGGTTAACAATATCAGTGTcgacaatttcattttctttaatgatgatAAAATACCGCTGGGGGGAAGAGAAGCCACCAAAGCATTACATATCACTGCTCGTTGCGGGGAGTGTATGTTAGCGGGAGTGCTAATTGATAATGGATCAGCCTTAAACGTTTTACCTCTGTCCACCTTAAAAAGGTTACCAGTGGATAGCTCTCACATGAAACCATGTCAGAACatagtgagagcatttgatggtacCGAAAGGAAGGTGATGGGAAGAATAGAAATACCCCTCTTGATTGGCCAAAATACATACGAGGTGGATTTCTTAGTGATGGATATCGAGCCTTCGTATAACTGCTTGTTGGGAAGACCCTGGATTCATTCAGCAGGAGCGGTGCCTTCATCATTGCACcagaattttaaattggtaaCAGAAGGCCGGTTAATTACGATTGACGCGGAGGAAGATATCATTGCATCGGTAACCAGTGACACACCATATTTGGGAACAGATGATGAGGCGGTCGAATATTCCTTTCGATCATTAGAGTTCATAAATGCGACCTTCATTATTGAGGGAAAGAAGATCCCGATGCCCAGCATATCTAGAGCCACGAGGATGGGACTACAAATGACAATTGGAAAAGGAGCTGTGTTTGGAAGAGGACTGGGAAGATGCCTTCAAGGAAAGATAGAGGTACCGGTGGTGAAGGATAAACGAGACCAttttggtttaggatttaaaccAAATGCtaagcaaagaagaaaagagttgGAGAAAAGACAAGAGAGGAGGAAGGCGCGTAGGAACGGAAAAGAAGTTGATTGGGAACCGATGGCTTTCCCCCACATATCCAAGACCTTCGTATCAGGAGGAACCATGTATTCTGAACTGAGGACTCCAAGAATGAAGATCACAGAGGAAATGCTAGAAAACTTgaacatcaatgccatatttGAAGAAAACTCTGAAGAAGGAAATACATCAGgcatttatcccgttgaacttggaagtgttttaaacaattggactgTAGAAGAAATGCTtgaagtttttagagctttttcagagtaa
- the LOC105778388 gene encoding uncharacterized protein LOC105778388 isoform X2: MVNASLQSSSGGSEEYDSRVESISAFLNHNPFSNIGHGALGNQPQPPSPPQLLQQHQNHSSSPMFDPLSFLDHPLSRSLQLTTTTNPGSVLNLDVIWSKNQRSETNCTGLSGLMASSPAPTTQQLFTNQQTQSRATFPLLQVPQGPESSKQSSVSATNGQPNNKAMVRNPKKRSRASRRAPTTVLTTDTTNFRAMVQEFTGIPAPPFTSSPFPRTRLDLFGPPSTLRSTHLDPSPPHYLLRPFAQKLNPPSFSSSSMADALVSSPIPSTNNNSNNTSCSSTSINYQLPSELSHLKQPQNLLNINMQNPILNFQSLLETPPKYPLSNSNLLGTNPQDIPPNETCLKMGALDEFGLNQGHVNANANLTGLQNMVSQQQHDQSLLRSINGSYNNNNNQRVSKGKVSNLSSSLSEFHADKGPANAASRSEGMVESWICSSD, translated from the exons ATGGTGAA TGCTAGCTTACAATCTTCTAGTGGGGGCAGTGAAGAGTATGATTCACGCGTTGAGTCAATCTCAGCTTTTTTGAACCATAACCCATTCAGTAATATCGGCCATGGTGCTTTGGGTAACCAACCACAGCCGCCGTCGCCGCCGCAGCTGCTACAGCAACACCAGAACCATTCTTCATCGCCTATGTTTGACCCTTTGTCATTTTTGGATCATCCTCTATCAAGATCCCTGCAACTTACGACGACAACAAATCCAGGGTCGGTCCTCAATCTTGATGTGATTTGGTCAAAAAATCAAAGATCTGAGACCAACTGCACTGGTCTTAGTGGGTTGATGGCTTCCTCTCCGGCACCAACGACTCAACAGTTGTTCACCAACCAACAAACACAAAGTAGAGCCACTTTTCCATTGTTGCAGGTCCCTCAAGGACCAGAAAGTTCGAAGCAAAGCTCGGTTTCAGCCACAAATGGCCAACCCAACAACAAAGCTATGGTGCGTAACCCAAAGAAGAGATCCAGAGCTTCTAGGCGTGCACCAACAACTGTTCTGACCACTGATACTACCAATTTCCGGGCCATGGTTCAGGAGTTCACTGGGATCCCCGCACCACCCTTCACCTCCTCACCTTTCCCAAGAACCAGGCTCGATCTATTTGGTCCACCTTCTACTTTGAGATCAACCCATTTAGACCCTTCACCTCCTCATTATCTTTTAAGACCATTTGCTCAAAAACTCAACCCTCCATCATTTTCAAGCTCTTCCATGGCTGACGCTCTAGTTTCTAGTCCTATTCCTAGTACTAACAACAATAGCAACAACACTAGTTGTAGTTCAACTTCCATTAACTACCAACTACCATCCGAGTTAAGCCATTTAAAGCAGCCTCAAAATCTACTCAACATCAACATGCAAAACCCAATTCTTAACTTCCAATCTCTCCTTGAAACCCCTCCAAAATACCCACTTTCCAATTCAAACCTTCTGGGAACAAATCCACAAGATATTCCACCAAATGAGACTTGTCTCAAAATGGGTGCTTTGGACGAGTTTGGTTTGAACCAGGGCCATGTCAATGCCAACGCCAACCTCACCGGGCTTCAAAACATGGTATCACAACAACAACATGATCAAAGTCTCCTAAGGTCCATCAATGGCAGctacaacaataacaacaaccAGAGAGTCTCCAAAGGGAAAGTGAGCAACTTGTCGTCGTCTTTGTCGGAATTTCATGCGGATAAAGGGCCGGCAAATGCGGCTTCAAGAAGTGAAGGTATGGTGGAATCATGGATATGTTCTTCAGATTAG
- the LOC105778388 gene encoding uncharacterized protein LOC105778388 isoform X1, giving the protein MDSGNSASLQSSSGGSEEYDSRVESISAFLNHNPFSNIGHGALGNQPQPPSPPQLLQQHQNHSSSPMFDPLSFLDHPLSRSLQLTTTTNPGSVLNLDVIWSKNQRSETNCTGLSGLMASSPAPTTQQLFTNQQTQSRATFPLLQVPQGPESSKQSSVSATNGQPNNKAMVRNPKKRSRASRRAPTTVLTTDTTNFRAMVQEFTGIPAPPFTSSPFPRTRLDLFGPPSTLRSTHLDPSPPHYLLRPFAQKLNPPSFSSSSMADALVSSPIPSTNNNSNNTSCSSTSINYQLPSELSHLKQPQNLLNINMQNPILNFQSLLETPPKYPLSNSNLLGTNPQDIPPNETCLKMGALDEFGLNQGHVNANANLTGLQNMVSQQQHDQSLLRSINGSYNNNNNQRVSKGKVSNLSSSLSEFHADKGPANAASRSEGMVESWICSSD; this is encoded by the coding sequence ATGGACTCGGGTAATAGTGCTAGCTTACAATCTTCTAGTGGGGGCAGTGAAGAGTATGATTCACGCGTTGAGTCAATCTCAGCTTTTTTGAACCATAACCCATTCAGTAATATCGGCCATGGTGCTTTGGGTAACCAACCACAGCCGCCGTCGCCGCCGCAGCTGCTACAGCAACACCAGAACCATTCTTCATCGCCTATGTTTGACCCTTTGTCATTTTTGGATCATCCTCTATCAAGATCCCTGCAACTTACGACGACAACAAATCCAGGGTCGGTCCTCAATCTTGATGTGATTTGGTCAAAAAATCAAAGATCTGAGACCAACTGCACTGGTCTTAGTGGGTTGATGGCTTCCTCTCCGGCACCAACGACTCAACAGTTGTTCACCAACCAACAAACACAAAGTAGAGCCACTTTTCCATTGTTGCAGGTCCCTCAAGGACCAGAAAGTTCGAAGCAAAGCTCGGTTTCAGCCACAAATGGCCAACCCAACAACAAAGCTATGGTGCGTAACCCAAAGAAGAGATCCAGAGCTTCTAGGCGTGCACCAACAACTGTTCTGACCACTGATACTACCAATTTCCGGGCCATGGTTCAGGAGTTCACTGGGATCCCCGCACCACCCTTCACCTCCTCACCTTTCCCAAGAACCAGGCTCGATCTATTTGGTCCACCTTCTACTTTGAGATCAACCCATTTAGACCCTTCACCTCCTCATTATCTTTTAAGACCATTTGCTCAAAAACTCAACCCTCCATCATTTTCAAGCTCTTCCATGGCTGACGCTCTAGTTTCTAGTCCTATTCCTAGTACTAACAACAATAGCAACAACACTAGTTGTAGTTCAACTTCCATTAACTACCAACTACCATCCGAGTTAAGCCATTTAAAGCAGCCTCAAAATCTACTCAACATCAACATGCAAAACCCAATTCTTAACTTCCAATCTCTCCTTGAAACCCCTCCAAAATACCCACTTTCCAATTCAAACCTTCTGGGAACAAATCCACAAGATATTCCACCAAATGAGACTTGTCTCAAAATGGGTGCTTTGGACGAGTTTGGTTTGAACCAGGGCCATGTCAATGCCAACGCCAACCTCACCGGGCTTCAAAACATGGTATCACAACAACAACATGATCAAAGTCTCCTAAGGTCCATCAATGGCAGctacaacaataacaacaaccAGAGAGTCTCCAAAGGGAAAGTGAGCAACTTGTCGTCGTCTTTGTCGGAATTTCATGCGGATAAAGGGCCGGCAAATGCGGCTTCAAGAAGTGAAGGTATGGTGGAATCATGGATATGTTCTTCAGATTAG